The following are encoded in a window of Xyrauchen texanus isolate HMW12.3.18 chromosome 42, RBS_HiC_50CHRs, whole genome shotgun sequence genomic DNA:
- the LOC127635391 gene encoding transmembrane protein 108-like, with product MKRSLQDLSHQLLSVLLILFVPVGLVFSAEELHSRQTPRDLVSTSMSSKALATLSPGPSSWQRTSSSGELHNQALAYLEAIHRSSVVHPLQTLKTTVSSDVVQTISTTERTTVAGANGAYSVPTLAFGLRDQIPSQMPLSAERTDLPTKLTSGRKSNRTSSVQIQNFSINTDKQSTINRKSVDSIKPSELISRTQINATGLDSTNQSTNFGSGHYLLSGTERDVNLGIEGHLKIKKAEFPGIAGDMGGLEPIDTFQHPSALLSSSFSLAKTQKGLKKLAPHHIITLRDVHSPENPKLSSETIKEALPQTENQSLALAFAHMSNHSTTSDPTSLFENRSSVENNVDAAVAGNGATNMTTDSFLSLNKVSDVTNSTQTASWPAMNDLDISEAPSTASGSFMNRQVPATTQSPWWPGNQSGPALVPPHENKTICLDKMDIVLLVLAISVPVSSCSVLLTICCMRKKKKSSTQENNLSYWNDTITMDYFTRHAVELPREIQSLEAEEQETYLPPNGDYSDSGVVLVNPFCQETLFINRDKASDI from the exons ATGAAGAGAAGTCTGCAGGACCTGTCCCACCAGCTGCTGA GTGTTCTACTGATTCTGTTTGTGCCAGTTGGGCTGGTGTTCTCCGCAGAGGAACTTCACTCCAGACAAACCCCTCGGGACCTTGTCTCCACGTCGATGAGCAGCAAAGCCCTCGCCACACTCTCACCGGGACCCTCGAGTTGGCAACGGACTTCCAGCAGTGGGGAGCTACACAACCAGGCACTGGCTTATCTTGAAGCTATCCATAGAAGCTCTGTTGTCCACCCACTCCAGACACTGAAGACCACTGTATCTTCTGATGTAGTTCAGACTATTTCCACAACGGAGCGTACTACTGTAGCTGGGGCCAATGGGGCCTATTCTGTTCCAACACTTGCTTTTGGTCTCAGGGATCAGATACCATCTCAAATGCCTCTTTCAGCAGAGAGAACTGATCTTCCTACTAAACTTACTTCTGGAAGGAAGTCCAACAGAACTAGCTCTGTTCAAATCCAGAACTTTAGCATTAATACCGATAAGCAGAGTACAATCAATAGAAAGTCAGTAGATAGTATCAAGCCCTCTGAATTGATCAGTAGAACTCAGATCAATGCTACTGGATTGGACAGTACAAACCAGTCCACAAATTTTGGCTCTGGACATTATTTACTCTCAGGGACTGAAAGAGATGTGAACCTTGGCATTGAGGGCCACCTGAAAATAAAGAAAGCAGAATTTCCAGGGATCGCTGGAGACATGGGAGGGTTGGAGCCCATTGACACCTTTCAACATCCATCAGCCCTTTTATCATCATCATTTTCATTGGCCAAAACGCAGAAAGGGCTAAAAAAGTTGGCTCCACACCACATCATCACGTTGCGTGATGTACATTCACCTGAGAACCCTAAGCTTTCTTCGGAAACAATAAAAGAGGCATTGCCACAAACTGAAAATCAGTCTCTTGCCCTAGCTTTTGCCCACATGTCCAACCACAGCACGACATCTGATCCCACTTCTTTATTTGAGAACAGAAGCTCTGTAGAAAACAATGTTGATGCCGCAGTTGCTGGCAATGGAGCCACTAACATGACCACTGATTCTTTTCTCTCCTTGAATAAAGTCTCAGACGTTACAAACAGCACACAAACAGCCTCGTGGCCCGCAATGAATGATTTAGACATCTCTGAAGCTCCCTCCACAGCTAGCGGGAGCTTCATGAACAGACAGGTCCCAGCCACCACACAGAGCCCGTGGTGGCCCGGAAACCAGTCGGGTCCTGCCCTGGTTCCTCCACACGAAAACAAAACCATCTGCCTGGACAAAATGGACATTGTATTGCTGGTTCTTGCCATTAGCGTGCCTGTATCCTCATGCT CTGTGCTTCTTACCATTTGCTGTATGAGGAAAAAGAAGAAGTCTTCTACTCAGGAGAACAACTTGAGCTACTGGAACGACACCATCACAATGGACTACTTCACTCGCCATGCTGTGGAGCTCCCCCGCGAGATACAATCACTGGAGGCTGAG GAACAAGAGACATATCTGCCCCCTAATGGTGACTACAGTGACAGCGGCGTGGTTCTGGTTAACCCTTTTTGCCAAGAGACTCTCTTTATCAACAGAGACAAGGCTTCTGACATCTAG